In the genome of Vicia villosa cultivar HV-30 ecotype Madison, WI linkage group LG7, Vvil1.0, whole genome shotgun sequence, one region contains:
- the LOC131616700 gene encoding putative acyl-activating enzyme 19 — MNSDSQFCCISHEFFRTASVNPNKIAVIHASGVANLSREKSTSPNFNDNFTTLLEQRVESTSLPLYHGDRSFTYSHVLNAVSSLSSRIRSILHGADDPHLIAAKSQGNNAVRGGERTVQTSESLKNVEAMVNSSKEYKPKIVGIYMPPSVEYIIAVLSVLRCGEAFLPLDPFWPIERILSVASSSNVDFIIGSQSSCGQSNFDWLDESHWLVKSISCPVLSYSIEENLQECSCSTDLAWPCGNEKKRSFCYLMYTSGSSGKPKGVCGTEQGLSNRFLWMQGVYPLTGQELLLFKSSISFIDHLQEFLSSILTACVLVIPPFRELKENVYSIIDFLQAYSVSRLTAVPSLMRTILPVLQTHADMRIESSLKLLVLSGEIFPLTLWETLSTILPKTSILNLYGSTEVAGDCTYFDCKRIPLILKEEMLTSVPIGLPITNCDVVLIGDNNVSNEGELYVGGSCIFRGYYIESDIMSDEFVKLPQRYGYKDSVDACQSELYFRTGDLVKQLPSGDFVFLGRKDRIVKVHGQRIALEEVEILLREHPYINDAAVVCQNLQAELVFIEAFIILKNKQQLGELLVPAIRSWMISKLPSVVLPNRFIFTESFPVSSSGKINYTLLVSSAFLTKNVKDKVGNTSCINLLQLIKKAFHDALMVEKLCNSDDFFMMGGNSLSAAHVAHSLGIDLRFLYYYQTPLKLCMALLNQRGSCSLHNSLDKCLQLDADMQNNHFSSNHTENLIPLESKMIPKDDVDILFPSKRLKRDSTDGTSGGDEPFPWHFPSIFLSSSFSRCNKVWYKEKASLIDTHKTTWSAKIPRGNRGHMKSIWKVCMESCVDASPMVVLKGSDIYLFIGSHSHKFLCINARSGSIQWEIKLEGRVECTATVVSDFSQVVVGCYMGKIYFLDFWNGHICWIFQTSGEVKSQPVADTRRQLIWCGSYDHSLYALDYKNHCCVYKLPCGGSIYGSPAIDEVRGVLYVASTGGRITAVSISASPFSILWLLEFEVPVFGSLAVTQNGTVICCLVDGHVFALDPNGSIIWKKTTNGPIFAGPCIPSTLPHEVLVCCRNGSLYSFKLEKGDLTWEYNVGDPITASAYVDEHLQLESDASHTSDRFICICSSSGGIHLLRVNIDLSEDTNQLKSKVQEFARLDLPGDIFSSPLMIGGRIFVGCRDDYLHCVALEIPKQLGS, encoded by the exons ATGAACTCAGACTCACAATTTTGCTGCATTTCCCACGAGTTCTTCCGAACAGCATCCGTAAACCCTAACAAAATCGCAGTCATCCATGCCTCCGGCGTGGCCAATCTTTCCCGCGAAAAATCCACCTCCCCAAACTTCAATGACAACTTCACCACGCTCTTAGAACAGCGCGTCGAATCCACTTCTCTGCCACTCTACCACGGTGACCGTTCCTTCACTTACTCTCATGTCTTGAACGCTGTTAGTTCTCTCAGCTCTCGTATCCGCTCTATCCTTCATGGTGCAGATGACCCGCACCTGATTGCAGCCAAATCTCAAG GAAACAATGCTGTTCGCGGTGGAGAGAGAACTGTTCAGACATCTGAGTCCTTGAAAAATGTGGAGGCAATGGTTAACTCTAGTAAAGAGTATAAGCCAAAGATAGTGGGGATTTATATGCCTCCTTCTGTTGAATATATTATTGCTGTTCTTTCAGTATTGAGGTGCGGGGAAGCTTTCTTGCCTTTGGATCCTTTTTGGCCAATCGAAAGGATACTGTCGGTTGCTTCTTCTTCAAATGTTGATTTTATTATAGGGTCCCAGTCTTCATGTGGTCAAAGTAACTTTGACTGGCTTGATGAATCGCATTGGTTGGTGAAGTCAATTAGTTGTCCTGTTTTGAGCTACTCcattgaagaaaatcttcaagaaTGTAGTTGTTCAACAGATTTGGCATGGCCTTGTGGCAATGAAAAGAAAAGATCTTTTTGTTATCTGATGTATACTTCTGGATCATCAGGGAAGCCTAAAGGAGTGTGTGGCACTGAACAAG GTCTTTCAAACCGCTTTTTATGGATGCAAGGAGTGTATCCTTTGACGGGACAGGAACTATTATTGTTTAAGTCGTCAATTAGCTTCATTGACCACCTACAAGAATTCCTCAGTTCTATTTTGACTGCTTGTGTCTTAGTTATTCCTCCTTTCAGAGAGCTCAAAGAAAATGTATATTCCATAATAGATTTTCTACAG GCTTATTCTGTTAGTAGGCTTACGGCTGTTCCATCCCTAATGAGGACAATTCTTCCAGTATTGCAAACTCATGCTGACATGCGTATTGAAAGTTCACTGAAATTGCTAGTGCTAAGTGGTGAAATTTTTCCTCTTACCTTGTGGGAGACACTTTCAACTATATTACCAAAGACATCAATCTTGAACTTATATGGAAGTACCGAG GTTGCTGGCGATTGTACATATTTTGATTGCAAGAGGATACCATTGATTTTGAAGGAAGAAATGCTAACCAGTGTTCCGATAGGTTTACCCATTACTAACTGCGATGTAGTGCTTATTGGTGATAATAATGTATCAAATGAGGGTGAGCTATATGTTGGCGGTTCTTGTATTTTTAGGGGTTACTACATTGAATCTGATATAATGTCTGATGAATTTGTAAAATTGCCTCAAAGGTATGGGTACAAAGATTCTGTTGATGCTTGCCAAAGCGAATTATACTTTAGAACTGGTGATTTAGTCAAACAGTTGCCAAGTGGTGATTTTGTATTCTTGGGAAGAAAAGACCGTATTGTAAAAGTCCACGGGCAGCGTATTGCTCTGGAAGAAGTTGAAATTTTGCTAAGGGAACATCCATATATAAATGATGCTGCTGTAGTTTGTCAAAATCTTCAAGCCGAGCTTGTGTTTATTGAAGCCTTTATAATATTAAAGAACAAACAACAATTGGGTGAATTATTAGTACCTGCAATCAGAAGTTGGATGATCAGCAAACTTCCATCAGTTGTGCTCCCTAACCGTTTCATCTTCACAGAATCATTTCCCGTGTCTTCTAGTGGTAAGATTAATTATACGTTGCTGGTTAGCTCAGCATTTTTAACTAAGAATGTCAAGGATAAGGTTGGTAATACTAGCTGCATCAATCTTTTGCAACTTATTAAAAAG GCCTTCCACGATGCTTTAATGGTTGAAAAGCTATGCAATAGCGATGATTTCTTTATGATGGGTGGTAACTCTCTTTCTGCTGCACATGTTGCTCACAGTTTAGGAATTGACTTGAGATTTCTTTACTACTATCAAACTCCTTTAAAGCTTTGTATGGCTCTTCTCAATCAAAGAGGATCGTGCTCTTTGCATAACAGCTTGGATAAATGTTTGCAATTAGACGCGGACATGCAAAATAACCATTTTTCTTCCAATCATACTGAAAATTTAATTCCTCTTGAGTcaaagatgattcccaaagatgaTGTTGATATTTTGTTTCCTTCTAAGCGATTAAAAAGAGATTCTACAGATGGTACATCAGGGGGAGATGAGCCATTTCCTTGGCATTTCCCTTCAATATTCTTATCATCTTCATTTAGCCGATGCAACAAGGTGTGGTATAAAGAGAAGGCTTCGTTAATTGATACACACAAAACAACATGGTCAGCCAAAATTCCAAGAGGAAACCGAGGTCACATGAAGAGCATTTGGAAAGTTTGCATGGAATCTTGTGTTGATGCTTCACCCATGGTTGTGTTGAAAGGCTcagatatttatttattcataggATCTCACTCACACAAATTTCTCTGCATAAATGCTAGAAG TGGTTCTATACAGTGGGAGATCAAACTAGAAGGCCGGGTTGAATGTACAGCAACGGTTGTCTCTGATTTTTCCCAG GTGGTTGTTGGTTGTTACATGGGAAAAAtctattttcttgatttttggaaTGGACACATCTGTTGGATATTTCAAACATCCGGTGAG GTTAAATCACAGCCAGTTGCAGACACACGCAGACAATTGATCTg GTGTGGCTCGTATGATCATAGCTTATATGCTCTAGATTACAAAAATCATTGTTGTGTCTATAAGCTACCATGTGGAGGCAGTATCTATGGGTCACCTGCAATTGATGAG GTTCGTGGTGTACTTTATGTGGCCTCTACTGGTGGTCGTATAACAGCTGTATCGATATCA GCTTCCCCATTTAGTATATTATGGCTACTTGAATTTGAAGTACCAGTGTTTGGTTCTCTGGCTGTCACTCAAAATGGAACTG TAATATGTTGTTTGGTTGATGGCCATGTTTTTGCATTGGATCCCAACGGATCCATAATTTGGAAG AAAACAACCAATGGGCCAATATTTGCTGGGCCATGCATACCTTCTACCCTTCCTCATGAG GTGCTTGTATGCTGCAGAAATGGAAGTCTATACTCATTCAAACTG